One Ostrea edulis chromosome 6, xbOstEdul1.1, whole genome shotgun sequence genomic window, aaaaaaaaaaaaaaaaaggattctGCAGTGTATTTGTATGTCCTACAAATGGAAGGTATAGATAAACTTTCCCTAAGTCTGCTCTTTTGAtccagtggtggatctagaggggggATACATGTACAGGGTTTGCGACCCCCTTtggttgaatttaaaaaaagagatAAGTTTTTGCCATTTCAGGGTCTTCAATCCCCCCTTTATTGGGCGGTAAAGGCACAAACTTGGGTAGCAACAcccatttgaaatttttttttggctctaCCACTGAGATCCGTCATTGAGGAaacattctacatgtatatcgataTGTGGAGATTCATAGAAAGTATCAATATATTGATTAACCTTATCACTTCTTAAAATATTCACGTGAAACTAATAGTATTAAGGTATTTTGATGGTTTTTCATTTGGACTAGCTTCAATGCATGGTAATGGGCAAATTAAGCAAAAATTGCACAAGAAACTGTTTCAGTGTTTTTTTGTACAACTTCAAcaataaattaaatttaaagaTGTAACAAAATGAAAGggaaatttaaacatttttaaagagaatatgaaaactaaataaatggacttgaaatgaaaacaagaggctcatgcaCCTGGTAAGTAAATGTAAAAGAGGATAAAATGAAAGACAAAATTCTGGAAATTTCGTTAAAGTTTTAATACTTAAAAGCTGTTTTGATATTGTATCAAAATGATTTGAATTGTTGATATACATCAATTTTGAATCTTTCAATGACAGGTCCACTGCCCTTAGACTTTTAACTCTCTCAATGTACAATCACATGCATATAATAATTTGTGGAACAACCAACAAACTGTGATtgatctatatgtatatatatatgtgtgtgtgaccgtaggtggagggttatgtaagtatgtgtgtatgtgtagaacatgttgatctataaaaaatcaattcatagcaaaattcaacaaaactcttattaactattttcatgtaaacctcattacaatattgttaaatcttcaaaaaatcCTTTTTATACCTTTATATCatacctttgtacttgacctttgtatttgggagaggggcctacataggctacgcctgttgcccaatcctgttgagtttctcaataaaatatgtttaaattaaattaaactgtGCTACAATGTGTTTACAGATGGTCAAATTCTCAATGAATGCTCTACATATTTTTTCCTTTTTAGTCGTTTGTGGAGAGGTTTGATGTAGAGGTGACAGGAGCCATGTCTTTATTGTGTACTCTACATGATATGTCCATTACTGGAGCATGTGTAAAGTGGCCGAATGATGTCTGGGTTAGGGGCCATAAACTGGCTGGTTTCCTGGCAGAACATGGAGGTATATTACCAGGTAAATATAGAGACCTTGCTGAAATTCATAGATTAAATTGGGTTATTTTTGCTATGTTgtaattgataaatatttagCAATTCAACAGGTCTGGTGAATTGCAAAatgtttctttctaaaattAGATGCATGTATATGGGAACTATTCCTCTGTCTTGATTTGGCATTATTAGCTGCCGTCTGGGTGTCGGaaaattttgttgtaaaatcgtgatttactatttcaattatagaaaaaaaatgaaggtttataaaattttgttatcaatatttgtgttagaaaacttTTAATTATGCGTAAAGCTACTTACAAACTCtcataatagcacatttttacaacaaattttgatataattttcagatatagagctacatgtacatgtaatatttcttcAAGAGGCTCACAGTCCATGGAAAAATATTAGAGAGTGGCTCATCAAATTTTTTGTTTATGTAGAATTATACTACACTCAAATAATGTTTGATAAAGTTTAAGGGTaattttataaagttattatgtttttaaaaggtAAATAACTCTTGTCTGTGTCCTGGAATGGGTTGGAAAATATAATTGGAAAATCCTGCTCTGTATTACAACCAAATCGTACAATCACACCGGCAGGGAAAATGATTGTCTCTGCTTGAATACATATTACTAATCAagcaaaccaaaaaaaaaaggatcTGACACTATCATATATGTTTCCATTACAATTGGAAGTGTTTGATTTTAAATGGACAACCTGAACCCTCTTAAACACTTGCagactgaaataaaatttacatatatatgcattCACTGCAAATGATCAAAAGGCAGAATATTTTGTTCTAGAAAATGCAACCCTAAACTTGGATAGGCAGCATCTTTATATATGCATTGGGATAcatgaaaatacatttttgaaattaaaaaaaatatgaacaaaacaaTTCCAGATTCATGGTATTAAATCACTTGAAGATATGTTCATGCTAGTTATTGCCTGAAGAGTTTTGGGATGAGCAAGCAAAATAGTCCTTGTGATAAAACGTGTCCTTCTCATGTTTAAACCCAGTTTTTGCATAGATGCAACTAAACACATGTTCATATATTCTTTTTCAACTAGAAGAATATTTCTGAACCTTTCATTTATTGTCTACAGATTCCCAAAATGATTCACACCTGTTTGTGCTTGGAATGGGGATCAATGTAAACTCGGACATGCGACGTCATCCGGACCTCGTTGGAATTGCCACCAGCATTCGCTGTGAGAATGGAGGGGCTGTGGTCAGCCGAGAGAGGGTCCTGGCAGACGTCTGCAACAAGCTGGAGTACTACCTTAGTCTCAGTCATGGAGACCTTTACACCGAGGCATGCAAATTTCAAATGTTCAAGAAAGGTCATCCAGTCCGAGTTCACCATGTGATTGATGGCATAATGTTTCCAGCTACATTCGAAGGAATGGAGGAAGATTGGAGCATTTTTGTGAAAGGTTAAAGTTTACCAAACTATTTTCCTAGGAAACATAGTTGGAACAGCGAGGTTAATGAGGTCATATTATCAGAATAAATGAATTGAGGTCAAATAATCAGAACAGGTTAATGAAGTCAAATATTAAGAATAGGTTAATGAGATAATTTGTTTCACCGTAAATTTCGCAATATCTCTTTGCCTATCCTTTCTTAAAAGTACACTAGAATATTTTAAGTAACATggtatgtgtatacatgtaaattaaccGTTTGGTTTTAGCTCTGAAGTTGTTCTAAGGTGTATTACTTCAGTGATTTCTTCACagataaaaatggaaaaccGATACGAGGCAAGTCTAGTGACTATTCCTTACGATCTTTGCCAAACAGCTTCATCTATGTGTACAGTGGGAGACTCACAATTCCCTGGAAGGCTCGTCTTATTCTGAATTCTCTCAAGTCTGTGGTGGACACCTCCAGATTTTCTGTGGATGCACTAAATGACGAGAAATTGAAGGATGGTAAGAAAGATACAGAAGTACAATTTTAAGTGGGAATTAATTTGTGTCATTACAACGTAATGTGAGGACATTTTATAGTATTGTACATGTCTGTGTCCTTGTTGTGTCGCATTGAAAATTTAGCACAATCAGAGCTAATGATATACTTGTACATTTATGTCGCGTAATCAAGATTTCGCAATTTTATATGTATGAcaatttaaaatgttaattcaCGGGATTTCAAGTTAAAAAATGGATATGTAGCTAATTAAATGAAGGTGTTATGCACAGGGAAAAATATgtacttctttttttaaaatcccaaTGTAATTACGTAAAAAATCTTTGGAAACCAAAATGTTTGTGTACAATCAAACATCTAAAGAGTATGGGCATTGAAAATAGTTATTATCAAAACAAAGACAGTCTGTCAACAAGATTTTCAACATGTATGCATCACAATGTTCATCCAAAAACAGATCTGGACATTGCTGCAGTACAAAATAAATGGAAAACAATGTTTGCCATAATTTCTATTACAAGCAGTTGTACAGAGTTTTATTGCTAATCATTGCGTTTTCAACCTTTTAGttctaaaaattcaaatattgacatATCAGGTAACAAGAGTACGAACAGGAATACATGATATAAATACTCGAGTGTGTAGGTATCTGTTGTCCTTATAAATACTCGAGTGTGTAAGTATCTGCTGTCCTTATGAATACTCGAGTGTGTAAGTATCTGCTGTTTATCTGTTGTTCTCATAAACACTCGAGtgtgtaggtacatgtatctgctGTCCTTATAAACACTTGAGTGTGTAGGTATCTGCTGTCCTTGCCCAAATGGTGACACTGTCAACCTGTTGATTTGAttgttttgtttgatttctgttcatttatcatgtttatataaatcTTAGTTATATACATGCACCTACATGATGATGTAAGTCAATAAATCGAAAATGATTAAATCAAGATCATATTTCAACCCAAAGTAGTGCTCTTGCTTCACCACTAAGGGTGCTAAAATACGAATGCCGCTAGTAGTATTTAATGTATTTGTATCTAATCGGATGTGCACAATAAGATCATATATTTTGACTGTACCTGTATCATCAGGAGCTTGGAGAAGAGATGCTGTGGTGGTTGTAATGGGAGAACTGACTTCCGGAATTGTGGACAGTGTGGGAAACTTTACAACAGTGCAGGAATTCACCCAGTCTGGGGGTGCAGTGATACTCATCAAAACCAAAGCAGATCAGATCTTTCCTAActtaagtatgaagctttgttACGTgcaatgtaaatattgttatGCAAAACACTAAGCGTGATGTGTACGTCATACTGGTCAGAATACGAATGTCAGGAACTTTTAATCTGGTTATCGGCTTGTGATCTGATTTGTACCAGcctgaacacattctatcaAAATTGACGATGTAATGCATACATCTGACAAACTTCAGTCCCTTTTcttgaagatttaaaaaaaatatcactgtatgtacagaccctgaagcataCTACTACACTACTTGTACGGAACGgcacgaaacgattcttgcatgGAATGATGAACGGTTTGCACAAAACACTGAAGGATCTGCACGGAaaggtgaacggtttgcacgaaatgCTGAATgctctgcacggaacggtgaatggtttgcacgaaacgctgaatgCTCTGCACAGAATGGTGAatggtttgcacgaaacgctgaatgctctgcacggaacggtgaatggtttgcacgaaacgcttcGCATGAAATGCTGACCACGATGTAGACGTggcttgcacgctttgtgaacggtctgcacgaaacggttGGCGGGGCCTGCATGCCttgatttttttggggggtaatATTATTTGGTTCAAATAGTTTTAATACAATGGCAGTAttctagatattaaaaaaaggTTGAGACAGAAATGATATTGATTCATTTTAGAATGATTCCTCATGTACGATGCGGTAAAtttgagagacaaaagatataaacacatcttttgtcatatttcaattcccccgccgattttcacaccttctctacaaatgttaatttcaaatacccggaTTATCTGACCTCTATTGTAAGtggtaaaaaaaacaagaggcccattgggccacattgctcacctgagtcaccttggctcatatttaaagtttttccctatatattcgcatgtaaaactttgatccctattgtgaccccaacctactccttggggggggggggggggggggggggggggcatgattttttcaaaattgaatttggactaggtcaggaagccttcatgtGAATGTgcacttttctggtccagtgatttttttagaagaagatttttaatgattttcccaatatatttgtatgcaaaaattgatcccctattgtcgagGCTCATCTTACCcgcggggggccatgattttaacaaacttgaatctgcactatgtcaggaagctttcctgtaaatctcagcttttctggctcagtggttcttgagaagaagatttttaaacatttttcctgtatatttgtatgtaaaacattgatcccctattgtggccccatccaacccccgggggccatgatttgaacaaacttgaatctgcactatgtcaggaggctttcatgtaaatttcagcttttctggccctgtggttcttgagaagatttttaaatgaccccaccctatttttgtgattatctcccatttgaaagggacatggcccttcatttgaacaaacttgaaagcccctcacccaaggatgtttttggctaagtttggttgaaattggtccagtggttctggggaagaagttgaaaatgtaaaaagtttacagacagacgacggacaacaggcgatcagaaaagctcacttgagcttttggctcaggtgagctaaaaggcACTTTGGAATTTGCatagaatatacaagttatacacaggtcggtctttgcattatgcagacagttctgattaacaattttgatgaaaatatttttaatttaaaaagagaaatataacaaaacaaataaattattcctatatataacaaaaacaaaacaactacCAAGAGCAGAGATAAACATGCCTCTGCACTTGCTAGAAACTACCAAGGGTGATAAAATGGTATCAGATTTTGCTCTGCCTGGTGCTTTTAtaataaattgttttctttccattatttgcagatttttactgtTGAAAGCCCGTCttagagacattttgaaataattgctcaaattcccaacaatgtttACCTGTCCTACATCCCATGTCGAAATGACTTGTACTGTCTGTACATTTCTAAGGGCGTGGTTTGAACGATCTGCTTGTTTCTATGGGCGTGGCTTGATTATGcacggaacgattcttgcacgaaacgattTGCACAGAACGCTGAaaggtttgcacggaacggtgaatgGTTTGcactgaacggtctgcacggaacggtgaatgGAACGAAAtgctttggaggtgtagtagcacgcttcagggtctgtatgtCTGTAAAAACAATGGCTCCCTGAGCAatggtacatatatgtaatacaggCACAAACTAAATGATAATGCCTCATTATTAGTTCCTGTTCTTCAGCAGTGTgcacttgaaatattttgaaccTCTGTTGTAAATGTAGTCAAACCCTGTTAACATAACCTATCCATTGACTGTAAACTTGAATATGTGTGATAAAGTTGTGAAACCCATTATTTCATATCGATGCAAGTATGGGGTTTTAATAAATCACCTTTGCTagacttcatttaaaaaacatataTTGAATCTTAAACTTTCTACACCTAACTACCTGGTCTGGATATCTTGAGTTGAAATTAGGCCTTAATACACAAATATCTAACAAGCTAGACAATCCAATGTTTACATAAATTCTAACattcattttaattaaataaataaatatttaatgtaattaatagacaaatattaataagattttgttatttttaaagaaattcaaATATCAAGGAAAGAGTTAGATTTCCAGGTTAAACTT contains:
- the LOC125683116 gene encoding uncharacterized protein LOC125683116 produces the protein MQNFNCGEFTTLLTNAFVGRKLIYKDVTDTTMDDAKYGGIQGAPSGTIYLTEIQNKARGTKDHKWDALNRGNLYLSIVIHRPPPVTENSFVERFDVEVTGAMSLLCTLHDMSITGACVKWPNDVWVRGHKLAGFLAEHGGILPDSQNDSHLFVLGMGINVNSDMRRHPDLVGIATSIRCENGGAVVSRERVLADVCNKLEYYLSLSHGDLYTEACKFQMFKKGHPVRVHHVIDGIMFPATFEGMEEDWSIFVKDKNGKPIRGKSSDYSLRSLPNSFIYVYSGRLTIPWKARLILNSLKSVVDTSRFSVDALNDEKLKDGAWRRDAVVVVMGELTSGIVDSVGNFTTVQEFTQSGGAVILIKTKADQIFPNLTVPTRTMEQSNNFFQVCYSEDKRFTIIASGSELTYDPDAKSEVIGYYDRQENGSPSAVLVPVDAGKCAILGFDIEITYNDIDIVPNITEPEKLFDPLSKTVVTRDEYFNYVLSKLLNYR